Proteins encoded within one genomic window of Cucumis sativus cultivar 9930 chromosome 3, Cucumber_9930_V3, whole genome shotgun sequence:
- the LOC101211129 gene encoding 21.7 kDa class VI heat shock protein isoform X2, with the protein MATSKQLEVHKEDHPTPSKWSVSLGEEVFRRFLGQANSAIQKVFGDGSLFSPLLFGKFFDPADAFPLWEFESDLLLSNLRISGKSSIDWSQTDQEYVLQAELLVKGDVRRSLPLWTFKNKRRCTARGAFEVSRRWPSTYANGGLRFTHIPRLLITPTFYFAHFLFIPFYFLDFKVNFYFLNKVTFISILQASLKTKF; encoded by the exons ATGGCCACTTCAAAACAACTAGAAGTCCATAAAGAAGATCACCCTACTCCGTCAAAATGGAGTGTCTCTTTGGGAGAAGAGGTTTTTAGAAGATTTCTAGGGCAAGCTAATTCAGCTATTCAAAAGGTGTTCGGCGATGGCTCGCTGTTTAGTCCGTTGTTGTTCGGAAAGTTCTTTGATCCCGCTGATGCTTTTCCACTATGGGAGTTTGAGTCTGATCTATTGTTGTCCAACCTTCGTATCTCTGGAAAATCTTCAATAGATTGGTCTCAAACTGATCAAGAGTATGTTCTACAAGCAGAATTACTAG TGAAAGGGGACGTTCGCCGGAGTTTACCCCTATGGACCTTTAAAAATAAACGCCGATGCACGGCGCGTGGAGCCTTTGAGGTTAGCAGGCGGTGGCCGAGCACCTACGCCAATGGTGGCCTGCGGTTCACTCATATACCTCGCCTCTTAATCACCCCCACCTTTTATTTTgcccattttttatttattcctttttattttttagactTCAAagtcaacttttattttctaaataaagtTACTTTTATCTCAATTCTACAAGCTTCTTTGaagacaaaattttaa
- the LOC101211129 gene encoding 21.7 kDa class VI heat shock protein isoform X3, translating to MATSKQLEVHKEDHPTPSKWSVSLGEEVFRRFLGQANSAIQKVFGDGSLFSPLLFGKFFDPADAFPLWEFESDLLLSNLRISGKSSIDWSQTDQEYVLQAELLVKGDVRRSLPLWTFKNKRRCTARGAFERFEVERMIKRIEFNAELCVSQQHYILKELPKGPSFNSLLLLRTHTKKKKKVG from the exons ATGGCCACTTCAAAACAACTAGAAGTCCATAAAGAAGATCACCCTACTCCGTCAAAATGGAGTGTCTCTTTGGGAGAAGAGGTTTTTAGAAGATTTCTAGGGCAAGCTAATTCAGCTATTCAAAAGGTGTTCGGCGATGGCTCGCTGTTTAGTCCGTTGTTGTTCGGAAAGTTCTTTGATCCCGCTGATGCTTTTCCACTATGGGAGTTTGAGTCTGATCTATTGTTGTCCAACCTTCGTATCTCTGGAAAATCTTCAATAGATTGGTCTCAAACTGATCAAGAGTATGTTCTACAAGCAGAATTACTAG TGAAAGGGGACGTTCGCCGGAGTTTACCCCTATGGACCTTTAAAAATAAACGCCGATGCACGGCGCGTGGAGCCTTTGAG AGATTTGAAGTTGAAAGGATGATAAAGAGAATAGAATTTAATGCTGAATTATGTGTATCCCAACAACactacattttaaaagaactCCCCAAAGGGCCTTCCTTCAATTCTCTCTTGTTGCTACGTactcatacaaaaaaaaaaaaaaaagttgggtGA
- the LOC101210881 gene encoding uncharacterized protein LOC101210881 isoform X3: MAFDLLKFHSQITVPAKPIFPNLLPTKNFFPLLPVPPSQLFPNPHFHVSFYLPHSTHISRTIPFILHSSLSSSTPPTSKHDAISQAKTCLSTTLEKPLNNIRFSGKIIKKAKQPRFRVEIPVVDESSASLIELAYEVFGDLPIKRKGSPIKILLVWSNSMLAEAASKAFHSRSADQVEQIDVSSVDGLDARILNSNDVAVFLGLKSSQIRTIKTVTDGFYPKPVVIFNPKWAFEEESEFGELSGFIGSFEVIYSFMGLEVQGILNKRKGMIFKCVRNGVLSGELWNVLVEEEGGELKAVSKFKARPSITEVENVLYNLMAMNSPITKSAKFLRDLVSNVTGKK, from the exons ATGGCCTTCGAtcttctcaaatttcattCCCAAATAACCGTACCTGCTAAACCCATTTTCCCTAATCTACTCCCCACCAAGAATTTCTTCCCTCTCCTTCCAGTTCCTCCCTCTCAGCTCTTCCCAAATCCCCATTTCCATGTCTCCTTCTATCTTCCTCATTCAACTCACATATCAAGAACAATCCCTTTTATACTTCattcttctttgtcttcttcaaCCCCACCCACCTCAAAACACGATGCCATTTCCCAGGCCAAAACCTGCCTCTCTACCACACTCGAAAAGCCCCTCAACAACATTAGGTTTTCCGGTAAGATCATCAAGAAGGCAAAGCAACCCAGATTCCGTGTGGAGATTCCGGTCGTTGATGAATCGTCCGCCTCTCTGATCGAGCTCGCTTATGAGGTGTTTGGGGACTTACCCATTAAGAGAAAAGGGTCccctattaaaattttactcgTTTGGTCTAACTCCATGTTGGCTGAAGCTGCTAGTAAAGCCTTTCACTCTCGTTCTGCTGATCAAGTTGAACAGATAGACGTTTCTTCAGTTGATGGATTAGATGCTAGAATTCTGAATTCTAATGATGTGGCAGTGTTTTTGGGGCTAAAATCTTCTCAAATTCGAACTATAAAGACTGTTACAGATGGTTTTTATCCTAAGCCAGTGGTGATTTTCAACCCCAAATGGGCATTTGAGGAGGAGAGTGAATTTGGTGAGCTGAGTGGGTTTATTGGGTCTTTTGAGGTTATTTATTCCTTCATGGGTTTGGAAGTTCAAGGGATTTTGAACAAGAGAAAAGGGATGATTTTCAAGTGTGTGAGAAATGGGGTCTTGAGTGGTGAGCTATGGAATGTGCTTGTTGAAGAGGAAGGAGGAGAATTGAAGGCGGTTTCGAAGTTCAAGGCGCGTCCATCAATCACAGAGGTTGAGAATGTGTTGTACAATTTGATGGCCATGAACTCACCCATCACCAAGTCTGCAAAGTTCTTGAGGGATTTGGTCTCAAACGTAACTGGGAAAAA GTGA
- the LOC101210881 gene encoding uncharacterized protein LOC101210881 isoform X1, protein MAFDLLKFHSQITVPAKPIFPNLLPTKNFFPLLPVPPSQLFPNPHFHVSFYLPHSTHISRTIPFILHSSLSSSTPPTSKHDAISQAKTCLSTTLEKPLNNIRFSGKIIKKAKQPRFRVEIPVVDESSASLIELAYEVFGDLPIKRKGSPIKILLVWSNSMLAEAASKAFHSRSADQVEQIDVSSVDGLDARILNSNDVAVFLGLKSSQIRTIKTVTDGFYPKPVVIFNPKWAFEEESEFGELSGFIGSFEVIYSFMGLEVQGILNKRKGMIFKCVRNGVLSGELWNVLVEEEGGELKAVSKFKARPSITEVENVLYNLMAMNSPITKSAKFLRDLVSNVTGKNYDEAFGFC, encoded by the exons ATGGCCTTCGAtcttctcaaatttcattCCCAAATAACCGTACCTGCTAAACCCATTTTCCCTAATCTACTCCCCACCAAGAATTTCTTCCCTCTCCTTCCAGTTCCTCCCTCTCAGCTCTTCCCAAATCCCCATTTCCATGTCTCCTTCTATCTTCCTCATTCAACTCACATATCAAGAACAATCCCTTTTATACTTCattcttctttgtcttcttcaaCCCCACCCACCTCAAAACACGATGCCATTTCCCAGGCCAAAACCTGCCTCTCTACCACACTCGAAAAGCCCCTCAACAACATTAGGTTTTCCGGTAAGATCATCAAGAAGGCAAAGCAACCCAGATTCCGTGTGGAGATTCCGGTCGTTGATGAATCGTCCGCCTCTCTGATCGAGCTCGCTTATGAGGTGTTTGGGGACTTACCCATTAAGAGAAAAGGGTCccctattaaaattttactcgTTTGGTCTAACTCCATGTTGGCTGAAGCTGCTAGTAAAGCCTTTCACTCTCGTTCTGCTGATCAAGTTGAACAGATAGACGTTTCTTCAGTTGATGGATTAGATGCTAGAATTCTGAATTCTAATGATGTGGCAGTGTTTTTGGGGCTAAAATCTTCTCAAATTCGAACTATAAAGACTGTTACAGATGGTTTTTATCCTAAGCCAGTGGTGATTTTCAACCCCAAATGGGCATTTGAGGAGGAGAGTGAATTTGGTGAGCTGAGTGGGTTTATTGGGTCTTTTGAGGTTATTTATTCCTTCATGGGTTTGGAAGTTCAAGGGATTTTGAACAAGAGAAAAGGGATGATTTTCAAGTGTGTGAGAAATGGGGTCTTGAGTGGTGAGCTATGGAATGTGCTTGTTGAAGAGGAAGGAGGAGAATTGAAGGCGGTTTCGAAGTTCAAGGCGCGTCCATCAATCACAGAGGTTGAGAATGTGTTGTACAATTTGATGGCCATGAACTCACCCATCACCAAGTCTGCAAAGTTCTTGAGGGATTTGGTCTCAAACGTAACTGGGAAAAA CTATGATGAAGCATTTGGTTTTTGTTAA
- the LOC101210640 gene encoding probable galacturonosyltransferase 12 — protein sequence MQLHISPSLRHVTVLPGKGVREYIKVKVGSRKVSCRMLIYSLLFFTFLLRFVFVLTAVDTIDGESKCSTLGCLGKKLGPRLLGSRLEPKVPDVMYQILDKPMSKDELQGRLDNIPQTLEDFMAEIKEIKPDAKTFALKLRKMVSLMEQRTRTAKIQEYLYRHVASSSIPKQLHCLALRLANEHSTNAAARLQLPSAELVPALVDNSYCHFVLATDNVLAASVVAKSLVHNALRPQKVVLHIITDRKTYFPMQAWFSLHSLSPAIIEVKALHHFDWFTKGKVPVLEAMEKDQKVRSQFRGGSSAIVANETEKPNIIASKLQALSPKYNSVMNHIRIHLPELFPSLKKVVFLDDDIVIQTDLSPLWDIDMNGKVNGAVETCRGEDKFVMSKRLKNYLNFSHPLIAETFDPNECAWAYGMNIFDLEAWRKTNISLTYHHWLEQNLKSDLSLWQLGTLPPGLIAFHGHVHIIDPFWHMLGLGYQENTSFADAETAGVIHFNGRAKPWLEIAFPQLRPLWTKYISFSDKFIKSCHIRAS from the exons ATGCAGCTTCATATATCACCAAGTTTGAGGCATGTCACAGTTCTCCCAGGCAAAGGTGTTAGAGAATACATCAAAGTGAAGGTTGGATCAAGAAAGGTTTCATGTCGAATGCTTATCTATTCACTTCTATTCTTCACCTTTCTTCTCCGGTTTGTGTTCGTGTTGACAGCAGTTGATACGATTGATGGAGAAAGCAAATGTTCTACTCTAG GTTGTCTGGGGAAAAAATTAGGCCCAAGGCTCTTGGGGAGCAGATTGGAACCAAAA GTTCCAGATGTTATGTATCAAATATTGGATAAACCTATGAGCAAAGATGAACTTCAAGGAAGATTAGACAATATTCCTCAGACTCTAGAAGATTTTATGGCTGAGATAAAGGAAATCAAACCAGATGCAAAAACCTTTGCTCTCAAACTCAGAAAAATG GTCAGTCTTATGGAACAAAGAACCAGAACTGCCAAAATTCAAGAATACTTGTATAGGCATGTAGCATCTAGCAGCATACCAAAGCAGCTCCATTGCCTTGCCCTCAGGCTTGCCAATGAGCACTCAACCAATGCAGCTGCTCGCCTCCAGCTTCCTTCAGCAGAACTTGTACCGGCCCTCGTTGACAATTCCTACTGTCACTTCGTCCTTGCCACTGATAATGTGCTTGCTGCATCTGTCGTCGCCAAATCCCTCGTGCACAATGCTTTACGCCCGCAGAAAGTTGTTCTCCATATAATCACTGATAGGAAGACTTACTTCCCTATGCAAGCATGGTTTTCCCTTCACTCTTTATCACCTGCAATTATTGAGGTTAAGGCATTGCATCATTTTGACTGGTTTACAAAGGGTAAAGTACCAGTTTTGGAAGCAATGGAAAAAGACCAGAAGGTCAGGTCACAATTCAGAGGAGGGTCATCTGCCATTGTTGCAAATGAGACTGAAAAGCCTAATATCATTGCATCAAAGTTGCAGGCACTGAGTCCCAAATATAATTCCGTGATGAATCACATTCGTATCCATTTACCAGAG TTGTTCCCAAGTCTCAAGAAGGTAGTGTTCTTGGATGATGACATTGTGATTCAAACTGATCTTTCACCTTTGTGGGACATCGATATGAATGGGAAGGTTAATGGAGCTGTGGAAACATGTAGAGGAGAAGATAAATTTGTAATGTCCAAGCGATTAAAAAACTATCTGAACTTCTCACATCCTTTAATAGCAGAAACTTTTGATCCGAATGAATGTGCATGGGCCTACGGAATGAACATCTTTGATCTTGAAGCCTGGAGAAAGACCAACATAAGCCTCACATATCATCACTGGCTTGAACAG AACTTGAAATCGGACCTAAGTTTATGGCAGCTTGGGACTTTGCCTCCTGGCCTTATAGCATTTCATGGTCACGTTCATATCATCGATCCATTTTGGCATATGCTGGGCCTAGGGTATCAAGAGAATACAAGTTTTGCTGATGCAGAGACTGCTGGAGTCATCCACTTCAATGGCCGAGCGAAGCCATGGCTTGAGATAGCCTTTCCACAGCTCCGGCCATTATGGACAAAATATATCAGCTTCTCTGATAAATTTATCAAGAGCTGCCATATAAGAGCTTCCTAG
- the LOC101211129 gene encoding 21.7 kDa class VI heat shock protein isoform X1 → MATSKQLEVHKEDHPTPSKWSVSLGEEVFRRFLGQANSAIQKVFGDGSLFSPLLFGKFFDPADAFPLWEFESDLLLSNLRISGKSSIDWSQTDQEYVLQAELLEAWRNALQISIEEDGKVLEISGQLKEQQREGKTTVDWRRVHWWEHGYVRRLELPEDADSSRMEARIKNDLVLEIKIPKLETNQGSESKSKDNSDEDA, encoded by the exons ATGGCCACTTCAAAACAACTAGAAGTCCATAAAGAAGATCACCCTACTCCGTCAAAATGGAGTGTCTCTTTGGGAGAAGAGGTTTTTAGAAGATTTCTAGGGCAAGCTAATTCAGCTATTCAAAAGGTGTTCGGCGATGGCTCGCTGTTTAGTCCGTTGTTGTTCGGAAAGTTCTTTGATCCCGCTGATGCTTTTCCACTATGGGAGTTTGAGTCTGATCTATTGTTGTCCAACCTTCGTATCTCTGGAAAATCTTCAATAGATTGGTCTCAAACTGATCAAGAGTATGTTCTACAAGCAGAATTACTAG AAGCTTGGAGAAATGCATTACAAATCTCCATAGAAGAAGATGGGAAGGTGTTAGAGATAAGTGGTCAATTGAAGGAGCAACAAAGAGAAGGCAAGACGACGGTCGATTGGCGACGTGTCCATTGGTGGGAGCATGGATATGTTCGACGTCTCGAGTTGCCTGAAGATGCTGATTCGTCAAGAATGGAGGCTCGTATCAAGAATGACTTGGTTCTTGAGATCAAAATTCCCAAGTTAGAAACGAATCAAGGTAGTGAATCAAAGAGCAAAGATAATTCTGATGAAGATGCTTGA
- the LOC105435074 gene encoding uncharacterized protein LOC105435074: MSSIPLLHHALRSVIAQGAYCVNAPLCNFSTVKASPSDASLQCSFLHNCFTHIKTLLRPPSLCPISLIALSLFRLPTISYLHRLWRSLSGNISSLPSTPTAVNNCPLHCPFRWKPSMRIIDLQPLKSPFLRAFRHMYNRLNIGCTPLTCLSTLYITYFLPVLQQLIILLF; encoded by the exons ATGTCGTCGATTCCCCTTCTCCACCATGCTCTCCGCTCAGTGATAGCTCAAGGTGCTTATTGCGTTAATGCTCCTCTGTGCAATTTTTCCACAGTGAAGGCTTCTCCATCTGATGCCTCTTTGCAATGTTCTTTTCTTCACAACTGTTTCACTCATATCAAAACCCTCCTCCGTCCGCCGTCCCTATGCCCTATCTCACTCATTGCCCTCTCACTCTTCAGACTACCAACCATCTCCTACCTTCATCGTCTGTGGCGGTCTCTCAG TGGAAATATCTCATCGTTGCCATCAACTCCAACTGCAGTCAACAATTGCCCCTTACATTGTCCTTTCAGGTGGAAACCATCTATGCGAATAATCGACTTACAACCACTTAAGAGTCCCTTCTTACGAGCATTTAGACACATGTACAATCGTTTGAATATCGGTTGTACTCCATTAACTTGTCTATCAACACTCTACATAACTTATTTCCTCCCAGTATTACAACAActtatcattttgttattttga
- the LOC101210881 gene encoding uncharacterized protein LOC101210881 isoform X2, protein MAFDLLKFHSQITVPAKPIFPNLLPTKNFFPLLPVPPSQLFPNPHFHVSFYLPHSTHISRTIPFILHSSLSSSTPPTSKHDAISQAKTCLSTTLEKPLNNIRFSGKIIKKAKQPRFRVEIPVVDESSASLIELAYEVFGDLPIKRKGSPIKILLVWSNSMLAEAASKAFHSRSADQVEQIDVSSVDGLDARILNSNDVAVFLGLKSSQIRTIKTVTDGFYPKPVVIFNPKWAFEEESEFGELSGFIGSFEVIYSFMGLEVQGILNKRKGMIFKCVRNGVLSGELWNVLVEEEGGELKAVSKFKARPSITEVENVLYNLMAMNSPITKSAKFLRDLVSNVTGKKTMI, encoded by the exons ATGGCCTTCGAtcttctcaaatttcattCCCAAATAACCGTACCTGCTAAACCCATTTTCCCTAATCTACTCCCCACCAAGAATTTCTTCCCTCTCCTTCCAGTTCCTCCCTCTCAGCTCTTCCCAAATCCCCATTTCCATGTCTCCTTCTATCTTCCTCATTCAACTCACATATCAAGAACAATCCCTTTTATACTTCattcttctttgtcttcttcaaCCCCACCCACCTCAAAACACGATGCCATTTCCCAGGCCAAAACCTGCCTCTCTACCACACTCGAAAAGCCCCTCAACAACATTAGGTTTTCCGGTAAGATCATCAAGAAGGCAAAGCAACCCAGATTCCGTGTGGAGATTCCGGTCGTTGATGAATCGTCCGCCTCTCTGATCGAGCTCGCTTATGAGGTGTTTGGGGACTTACCCATTAAGAGAAAAGGGTCccctattaaaattttactcgTTTGGTCTAACTCCATGTTGGCTGAAGCTGCTAGTAAAGCCTTTCACTCTCGTTCTGCTGATCAAGTTGAACAGATAGACGTTTCTTCAGTTGATGGATTAGATGCTAGAATTCTGAATTCTAATGATGTGGCAGTGTTTTTGGGGCTAAAATCTTCTCAAATTCGAACTATAAAGACTGTTACAGATGGTTTTTATCCTAAGCCAGTGGTGATTTTCAACCCCAAATGGGCATTTGAGGAGGAGAGTGAATTTGGTGAGCTGAGTGGGTTTATTGGGTCTTTTGAGGTTATTTATTCCTTCATGGGTTTGGAAGTTCAAGGGATTTTGAACAAGAGAAAAGGGATGATTTTCAAGTGTGTGAGAAATGGGGTCTTGAGTGGTGAGCTATGGAATGTGCTTGTTGAAGAGGAAGGAGGAGAATTGAAGGCGGTTTCGAAGTTCAAGGCGCGTCCATCAATCACAGAGGTTGAGAATGTGTTGTACAATTTGATGGCCATGAACTCACCCATCACCAAGTCTGCAAAGTTCTTGAGGGATTTGGTCTCAAACGTAACTGGGAAAAA AACAATGATTTGA